In Bradyrhizobium erythrophlei, a single genomic region encodes these proteins:
- a CDS encoding YihY/virulence factor BrkB family protein, with protein MRQIRYIFHVCIDAFYTFLADDGWAIASHIALSTLMALFPFLIVLTSLAGFFGSKELADQAAGLLLQVWPKQVADSLSGEIHDVLTTTRGDILTIGAVLAVYFASNGVEALRVALNRAYAVLEPRRWYWLRLESIGYTLVAAVTSLAMAFLIVLGPLMLEAARRHIPLIVESNENLLNIARYGITVLALVVALIVLHAWLPAGRRGFLQILPGIVFTIAASIISGTVFGQYLARFANNYVTMYAGLASVVIALVFLYFLAAIFVYGGELNAAIIKSRLPRGVSLQAAQSLKPSETQA; from the coding sequence GTGCGGCAGATTCGCTACATCTTTCATGTCTGCATCGACGCGTTCTATACGTTTCTGGCCGACGATGGCTGGGCGATCGCAAGCCATATCGCGCTGTCGACCCTGATGGCGCTGTTTCCGTTTCTGATCGTACTGACCTCGCTCGCCGGCTTCTTCGGCTCCAAGGAACTAGCCGACCAGGCCGCGGGACTGCTGCTTCAGGTCTGGCCGAAACAGGTTGCCGATTCGCTGTCGGGCGAAATCCACGATGTCCTGACCACGACGCGCGGAGACATCCTGACGATCGGCGCCGTGCTGGCGGTCTACTTCGCGTCCAACGGCGTCGAGGCGCTTCGCGTCGCGCTCAATCGCGCCTATGCCGTGCTCGAGCCGCGGCGATGGTATTGGCTGCGGCTGGAATCGATCGGCTATACGCTGGTCGCCGCCGTTACCTCGCTGGCGATGGCCTTCCTGATCGTGCTCGGACCGCTGATGCTGGAAGCGGCGCGGCGGCACATCCCGCTGATCGTCGAAAGCAACGAGAACCTGCTCAATATCGCGCGCTACGGCATCACGGTCCTGGCGCTGGTCGTGGCGCTGATTGTCCTGCACGCATGGCTGCCTGCCGGACGGCGCGGCTTTTTGCAGATCCTGCCGGGCATCGTCTTCACCATCGCCGCCTCGATCATATCGGGCACGGTGTTCGGACAATATCTGGCGCGGTTCGCCAACAACTATGTCACGATGTATGCCGGCCTCGCCTCGGTCGTGATCGCGCTGGTGTTTCTTTATTTTCTCGCCGCGATCTTCGTCTATGGCGGCGAATTGAATGCCGCAATCATCAAGTCGCGCCTGCCGCGCGGCGTGTCACTTCAAGCAGCGCAATCGCTAAAGCCCTCGGAGACACAGGCTTGA
- a CDS encoding twin transmembrane helix small protein — MASFLSTFIVPLAVGAVALVLLLGLVNMMRGGSPNRSQQLMRWRVALQFVAIVIIMVTVWAMGSHR; from the coding sequence ATGGCTTCGTTCCTTAGTACGTTCATTGTCCCGCTCGCGGTGGGCGCCGTCGCGCTGGTGCTGCTGCTCGGTCTCGTCAATATGATGCGCGGCGGATCGCCGAATCGCTCGCAACAATTGATGCGCTGGCGCGTCGCGCTTCAGTTCGTTGCGATCGTGATCATCATGGTCACGGTATGGGCGATGGGTAGTCATCGCTAG
- a CDS encoding cob(I)yrinic acid a,c-diamide adenosyltransferase, producing the protein MVVLNRIYTRTGDDGTTALGTGERRPKYDLRIAAYGTVDETNAVIGVVRLHLAAMPELDAMLGRVQNDLFDLGADLAVPQREGKAERLRVLSSQVARLESDIDRLNADLEPLNSFVLPGGTPAAAYLHLARTVCRRAERIMVELAARPDEPVGDAAIQYMNRLSDFLFIASRTANGNGAGDVLWVPGQNR; encoded by the coding sequence ATGGTCGTCCTCAACCGTATCTACACGCGTACCGGCGACGACGGCACCACGGCGCTCGGCACCGGCGAGCGGCGTCCGAAATACGACCTGCGGATTGCGGCCTATGGAACCGTGGACGAGACCAACGCAGTGATCGGTGTCGTGCGATTGCATCTGGCGGCGATGCCGGAGCTCGATGCAATGCTGGGGCGCGTGCAGAACGATCTGTTCGATCTCGGGGCCGATCTCGCGGTGCCCCAGCGCGAGGGCAAGGCCGAGCGCTTGCGTGTACTTTCCAGCCAGGTCGCGCGCCTCGAAAGCGACATCGACCGGCTGAACGCGGACCTTGAGCCCCTGAACTCTTTTGTGCTGCCGGGCGGCACGCCGGCCGCTGCCTATCTGCATCTGGCACGGACCGTGTGCCGCAGAGCGGAACGGATCATGGTGGAACTGGCGGCCCGGCCGGACGAACCCGTCGGTGATGCCGCCATCCAGTACATGAACCGGCTGTCGGATTTCCTGTTTATTGCCAGCCGCACGGCCAATGGTAACGGCGCCGGCGACGTGTTGTGGGTGCCCGGCCAGAATCGCTGA
- a CDS encoding electron transfer flavoprotein subunit beta/FixA family protein, whose product MKVLVPVKRVVDYNVKVRVKSDGTGVELANVKMSMNPFDEIAVEEALRLKEAGKATEVVVVSIGPAQAAETIRTGLAMGADRGILVKAEGNVEPLAVAKILKAVTDEEKPGLVILGKQAIDDDSNQTGQMLAALLGWSQATFASKLEVDGSDFKVTREVDGGLQTVKLKGPAIVTTDLRLNEPRYASLPNIMKAKKKPIADKVASDYGVDLTPRLEIVKTSEPPGRKGGVKVKDVAELVSKLKTEAGVL is encoded by the coding sequence ATGAAGGTCTTGGTACCGGTCAAGCGGGTGGTCGATTACAACGTCAAAGTCCGCGTCAAAAGCGATGGAACCGGCGTCGAGCTGGCCAACGTCAAGATGTCGATGAATCCGTTCGACGAAATCGCCGTGGAGGAAGCCCTGCGCCTGAAAGAGGCCGGCAAGGCAACCGAAGTGGTGGTGGTATCGATCGGGCCGGCGCAGGCGGCGGAAACCATCCGGACCGGTCTGGCCATGGGCGCCGACCGCGGCATCCTGGTCAAGGCCGAGGGCAATGTCGAACCGCTGGCGGTCGCCAAAATCCTCAAGGCGGTGACCGACGAGGAGAAACCCGGGCTCGTGATCCTCGGCAAGCAGGCGATCGACGACGATTCCAACCAGACCGGTCAGATGCTGGCAGCCTTGCTGGGATGGTCGCAGGCGACTTTTGCCTCCAAGCTCGAAGTCGATGGCTCCGACTTCAAGGTGACGCGCGAGGTCGATGGCGGGTTGCAGACCGTGAAACTCAAGGGCCCGGCGATCGTTACCACCGACCTGCGGTTGAACGAGCCGCGTTATGCGAGCCTGCCAAATATCATGAAGGCGAAGAAGAAGCCGATCGCTGACAAGGTCGCATCGGATTATGGCGTCGATCTCACGCCGCGCCTGGAGATCGTCAAGACGTCCGAACCGCCGGGCCGCAAGGGCGGCGTCAAGGTCAAGGACGTCGCCGAACTCGTGTCGAAGCTCAAGACCGAAGCGGGAGTTCTCTAA
- a CDS encoding electron transfer flavoprotein subunit alpha/FixB family protein, with the protein MTTLLIAEHDNASIKDATNKALTAATALGGDVHVLIAGENAKAAAEAAAKLSGVKKVLLADNAAYAHDLAEPLAALIVSLAGSYDAFVAPATSRAKNVMPRVAALLDVMQVSEITKVVAPDTFERPIYAGNAIQTVKSKDAKKVITVRTSTFAATGDGGGAAVENAAAAADPGLSSFVGEEVAKSDRPELTSARIVVSGGRAMQSRENFTKYIEPLADKLGAAVGASRAAVDAGYAPNDWQVGQTGKVVAPELYIAIGISGAIQHLAGMKDSKVIVAINKDEDAPIFQVADYGLVADLYQVVPELTEAIGK; encoded by the coding sequence ATGACCACGCTTCTGATCGCCGAACACGACAACGCATCGATCAAGGACGCCACCAACAAGGCGCTGACCGCGGCAACCGCGCTCGGCGGCGACGTGCATGTGCTGATTGCGGGTGAAAACGCCAAGGCCGCTGCCGAGGCAGCCGCGAAGCTTTCCGGCGTCAAGAAGGTCCTGCTCGCCGACAATGCGGCCTATGCGCATGATCTGGCCGAGCCGCTGGCGGCGCTGATCGTCTCGCTGGCCGGCAGCTATGATGCCTTCGTCGCGCCTGCGACCTCGCGCGCCAAGAACGTGATGCCCCGCGTGGCGGCATTGCTCGACGTGATGCAGGTTTCGGAAATCACCAAGGTGGTGGCGCCCGACACCTTCGAGCGGCCGATCTATGCCGGCAACGCCATCCAGACCGTGAAATCGAAGGACGCCAAGAAGGTCATTACGGTGCGGACCTCGACCTTTGCAGCTACCGGCGATGGCGGCGGCGCGGCGGTCGAGAATGCCGCGGCCGCGGCCGACCCCGGCCTTTCCAGCTTTGTCGGCGAGGAAGTTGCCAAAAGCGATCGTCCCGAACTGACCTCGGCCAGGATCGTCGTTTCCGGCGGCCGCGCGATGCAGAGCCGCGAGAATTTCACGAAATATATAGAACCGCTGGCCGATAAACTGGGAGCAGCCGTCGGCGCCTCGCGCGCCGCCGTCGATGCCGGCTACGCGCCGAACGACTGGCAGGTCGGCCAGACCGGCAAGGTGGTGGCGCCGGAGCTTTACATCGCGATCGGTATTTCCGGTGCGATCCAGCATCTCGCCGGCATGAAGGATTCCAAGGTCATCGTCGCCATCAACAAGGACGAAGATGCGCCGATTTTCCAGGTCGCCGATTACGGCCTGGTCGCGGACTTGTATCAGGTGGTTCCGGAATTGACCGAGGCGATCGGCAAGTAG
- a CDS encoding 3-hydroxybutyryl-CoA dehydrogenase, with amino-acid sequence MAVMIKKIGVIGSGQMGNGIAHVAALAGFDVVMNDVAADRLKSGMATINGNLSRQVVKKAITEDARKQALARIALAESMEGLADCDLVIESAVEKEDVKRKIFQEVCALLKPDAIVASNTSSISITRLAASTDRPERFIGIHFMNPVPLMELVELIRGIATDDTTFDAAKEFVTKLGKQVAVSEDFPAFIVNRILLPMINEAIYTLYEGVGNVEAIDAAMKLGAHHPMGPLELADFIGLDTCLSIMQVLHEGLADSKYRPCPLLVKYVEAGWLGRKTQRGFYDYRGDKPVPTR; translated from the coding sequence ATGGCGGTCATGATAAAGAAAATCGGCGTGATCGGTTCAGGCCAGATGGGCAATGGCATCGCTCACGTGGCGGCTTTGGCCGGCTTCGACGTGGTGATGAACGACGTCGCCGCCGACCGCCTGAAGTCGGGCATGGCCACCATCAACGGCAACCTGTCGCGACAGGTCGTCAAGAAGGCCATCACCGAGGATGCCCGCAAGCAGGCGCTGGCCCGGATTGCACTCGCCGAGTCCATGGAGGGTCTTGCCGACTGCGATCTGGTGATCGAGAGCGCGGTCGAAAAGGAAGACGTCAAGCGCAAGATCTTTCAGGAGGTCTGCGCGCTGTTGAAGCCGGACGCCATCGTCGCGTCCAACACTTCATCGATTTCGATTACGCGGCTGGCGGCCTCGACGGACCGGCCCGAGCGTTTCATCGGCATTCACTTCATGAATCCGGTGCCGCTGATGGAGCTGGTCGAGCTGATCCGCGGCATCGCCACCGATGATACGACCTTCGACGCGGCCAAGGAATTCGTCACCAAGCTTGGCAAGCAGGTCGCGGTCTCGGAAGATTTCCCCGCCTTCATCGTCAATCGTATCTTGCTGCCGATGATCAATGAGGCGATCTACACGCTTTATGAAGGCGTCGGAAATGTCGAGGCGATCGACGCGGCGATGAAGCTCGGCGCCCATCATCCGATGGGCCCGCTCGAACTCGCCGACTTCATCGGCCTCGATACCTGCCTGTCGATCATGCAGGTGCTGCACGAGGGGCTCGCCGACTCCAAGTACCGTCCGTGCCCGCTGCTCGTGAAATATGTCGAAGCAGGCTGGCTCGGCCGCAAAACCCAGCGCGGCTTCTACGATTATCGCGGCGACAAGCCGGTTCCGACCCGGTAA
- a CDS encoding YjfB family protein — protein MDVASLALSLISLQAGNAQQQVATSVLKSNLDSEKSSVLTLLGAGTPSLANVGAGIGGNLNISA, from the coding sequence ATGGACGTTGCAAGTTTGGCCCTGAGTTTGATTTCGCTGCAGGCGGGCAATGCCCAGCAGCAGGTCGCAACCTCCGTCCTGAAATCGAACCTCGACTCCGAAAAGTCCTCCGTGCTGACCCTGCTCGGCGCCGGAACGCCCTCGCTCGCCAATGTCGGCGCCGGCATCGGCGGCAATCTCAACATCTCTGCCTGA
- a CDS encoding fumarylacetoacetate hydrolase family protein translates to MKFASFKINGATSWGLIDGNDVADLGAVLRDKFPDLKSAIAADALAEAAKAAGKAARHPLTAITWLPVIPNPDKILCIGLNYENHRKETGRTEVEHPTVFGRFANSQTGHLTDIIRPKVSTDLDYEGELALVIGKPGRYISKKDSWSHIAGYACYNEGSVRNYQRHTHQFTPGKNFPNTGAFGPWLVTPDEAGDLGPLRLQTRLNGEVVQDTTIREMIFDIPRQIEYCSEFTRLEPGDVIVTGTPGGVGSRRTPPLWMKPGDIVEVEIDRIGLLRNTIADEK, encoded by the coding sequence ATGAAGTTCGCAAGTTTCAAGATCAACGGCGCCACCAGCTGGGGCCTCATCGACGGCAACGACGTGGCCGATCTCGGCGCGGTCCTGCGCGACAAGTTTCCCGATCTGAAGTCGGCGATTGCCGCGGACGCGCTGGCCGAGGCTGCAAAGGCCGCCGGCAAGGCCGCGCGGCATCCGCTCACCGCCATCACCTGGCTGCCGGTGATTCCGAACCCCGACAAGATCCTCTGCATCGGCCTCAATTACGAGAACCACCGCAAGGAGACAGGCCGCACCGAGGTCGAACATCCGACCGTGTTCGGCCGTTTCGCCAACAGCCAGACCGGGCACCTCACCGACATCATCCGGCCGAAGGTCTCGACCGACCTGGACTACGAAGGCGAACTGGCGCTCGTCATCGGCAAGCCCGGCCGTTACATCTCCAAGAAAGATAGCTGGAGCCATATCGCGGGCTACGCCTGCTACAACGAGGGCAGCGTCCGCAACTACCAGCGCCACACGCATCAGTTCACGCCGGGCAAGAATTTTCCGAATACCGGCGCGTTCGGTCCGTGGCTGGTCACGCCGGACGAGGCCGGCGATCTCGGCCCGCTGCGGCTGCAGACCCGTCTCAACGGCGAGGTCGTGCAAGACACGACCATCCGCGAGATGATCTTCGATATCCCGCGCCAGATCGAATACTGCTCGGAATTCACGCGGCTCGAGCCGGGCGACGTCATCGTGACGGGCACGCCGGGCGGCGTCGGCTCCCGCCGCACCCCGCCGTTGTGGATGAAACCGGGCGACATCGTCGAGGTCGAGATCGACCGCATCGGGCTGTTGCGCAACACCATCGCAGACGAAAAGTAA
- the tlpA gene encoding thiol:disulfide interchange protein TlpA — translation MTNDMPESPSPATAPTRRIPYVIGAVVIGAVIGFAGVYGFGSLKRNTSGDSACAGAVNLASKISPLAHGEVAALTMATAPLRLPDLTFDDADGKPKKLSDWRGKTVLVNLWATWCVPCRKEMPALDRLQTRLGGKDFEVVAINIDTRDPEKPKNFLKDAKLTRLGYFNDEKAKVFQDLKAIDRALGMPTSVLIDGQGCEIATIAGPAEWDSEDAIKLINAATATGS, via the coding sequence ATGACAAACGATATGCCCGAAAGCCCCTCGCCCGCCACGGCGCCCACGCGCCGCATCCCCTACGTGATCGGGGCAGTGGTCATTGGCGCCGTGATCGGATTTGCCGGGGTATACGGGTTCGGCAGCCTGAAGCGCAACACATCCGGCGATTCGGCCTGCGCCGGCGCGGTTAACCTTGCAAGCAAGATCTCTCCGCTCGCCCATGGCGAGGTGGCCGCGCTGACCATGGCGACCGCGCCCTTGAGGTTGCCCGACCTCACCTTCGACGATGCCGACGGCAAGCCGAAAAAGCTGTCCGACTGGCGTGGCAAGACCGTGCTGGTGAACCTGTGGGCGACCTGGTGTGTGCCCTGCCGCAAGGAGATGCCAGCACTGGACCGGCTGCAAACCAGGCTCGGCGGCAAGGATTTCGAGGTGGTGGCGATCAATATCGACACCCGCGACCCCGAAAAGCCGAAGAATTTCCTGAAAGACGCCAAGCTGACCCGGCTCGGCTATTTTAACGACGAGAAAGCCAAGGTTTTTCAGGATCTTAAGGCCATAGACCGGGCACTGGGCATGCCGACTTCGGTGCTGATCGATGGCCAGGGCTGCGAGATCGCGACCATCGCCGGACCCGCCGAATGGGACAGCGAAGACGCGATCAAGCTGATCAATGCGGCCACCGCCACGGGCTCCTGA
- the argH gene encoding argininosuccinate lyase, producing MSNKMWGGRFTERPDAIMEEINVSIDVDRHLYAQDIAASKAHAAMLSAQGIITANDAKNIAKGLDTILSEIGKGTFDFKRALEDIHMNVESRLGELIGPAAGRLHTARSRNDQVATDFRLFVRDTIDDTDRALALFQQALASRALEHAATVMPGFTHLQTAQPVTFGHHLLAYVEMASRDRGRFADARQRLNESPLGAAALAGTSFPIDRAATAKALGFDRPMANSLDAVSDRDFVIETLSAAAICAVHLSRFAEEIVIWTSPLVGLVRLSDKFTTGSSIMPQKRNPDAAELVRAKTGRVIGALNALLIVMKGLPLAYQKDMQEDKQGAMEAFGALSLAVRAMTGMVLDMAPDEARMKLAAGDGYATATDLADWLVRTLKMPFRDAHHVTGRIVAKAAGDGVALHELPLKAMQAIEPKITKDALAALSVEASVKSRTSFGGTAPKNVAAQAKAWLKRLEKERK from the coding sequence ATGAGCAACAAGATGTGGGGCGGCCGGTTTACCGAGCGTCCCGACGCGATCATGGAGGAAATCAACGTCTCCATCGACGTCGACCGTCACCTTTATGCCCAGGACATCGCCGCGTCCAAGGCCCATGCCGCCATGCTGTCGGCGCAAGGCATTATCACGGCAAACGATGCAAAAAACATCGCGAAGGGTCTAGACACGATTTTGTCAGAAATCGGCAAGGGAACGTTCGATTTCAAGCGTGCGCTCGAAGACATCCATATGAACGTCGAGAGCAGGCTTGGCGAACTGATCGGACCCGCCGCCGGGCGGCTGCACACCGCGCGTTCGCGCAACGACCAGGTGGCAACCGATTTTCGTCTGTTCGTCCGCGACACCATCGACGACACCGACCGGGCGCTCGCATTGTTTCAGCAGGCGCTGGCAAGCCGCGCGCTCGAACATGCCGCAACGGTGATGCCGGGCTTTACCCATCTGCAAACCGCCCAGCCGGTCACCTTCGGGCATCATCTGCTCGCCTATGTCGAGATGGCATCGCGCGATCGCGGCCGGTTTGCCGATGCGCGCCAGCGCCTCAACGAATCGCCGCTCGGTGCGGCCGCGCTTGCCGGCACTTCGTTTCCGATCGACCGCGCGGCCACCGCGAAGGCGCTCGGCTTCGACCGGCCGATGGCCAATTCGCTCGATGCGGTATCCGACCGCGATTTCGTCATCGAGACGCTGTCGGCAGCCGCAATCTGCGCGGTTCATCTGTCGCGCTTCGCCGAGGAGATCGTGATCTGGACCTCGCCGCTGGTGGGGCTGGTGCGGCTCTCCGACAAGTTCACCACCGGCTCCTCGATCATGCCGCAGAAACGCAATCCGGACGCGGCCGAACTCGTGCGCGCCAAGACCGGACGGGTGATCGGCGCGCTCAATGCGCTTCTGATCGTGATGAAGGGGCTGCCGCTCGCCTATCAAAAGGACATGCAGGAAGACAAGCAGGGCGCGATGGAGGCGTTCGGTGCGCTGTCGCTTGCCGTCCGCGCGATGACCGGCATGGTGCTCGACATGGCGCCCGACGAGGCGCGCATGAAGCTTGCTGCCGGTGACGGTTACGCCACCGCGACCGATTTGGCCGACTGGCTGGTGCGGACGCTGAAAATGCCGTTCCGCGACGCCCACCATGTCACCGGGCGGATCGTGGCGAAGGCGGCAGGCGACGGCGTCGCCCTGCATGAACTGCCGTTGAAGGCGATGCAGGCGATCGAGCCGAAGATCACCAAAGACGCGCTTGCGGCGCTGTCGGTCGAGGCGTCGGTCAAGAGCCGGACGAGTTTCGGTGGAACTGCGCCCAAGAATGTGGCGGCGCAGGCCAAAGCCTGGCTCAAGCGGCTGGAAAAAGAGCGAAAATAG
- the lptM gene encoding LPS translocon maturation chaperone LptM — translation MNRDDRRTYRRWALVLLGVSALALSGCGRKGPLDLPPTASSQPGNTANSVQPDPTATAEASKPNLFNPSYGSDQLPVQGKGPKRPFALDPLLNSN, via the coding sequence GTGAATCGCGACGACCGCCGAACCTATCGACGATGGGCCCTCGTTTTGTTGGGGGTCAGTGCGCTGGCGCTTTCCGGTTGCGGCCGCAAGGGCCCGCTCGATCTGCCGCCGACCGCCTCGTCGCAGCCGGGTAATACCGCCAATTCCGTGCAGCCGGACCCCACAGCGACCGCCGAGGCGAGCAAGCCGAACCTGTTCAATCCGAGCTATGGCAGCGACCAGTTGCCGGTCCAGGGCAAGGGTCCGAAACGGCCGTTCGCCCTCGACCCGCTTCTCAACAGTAATTAG
- the lysA gene encoding diaminopimelate decarboxylase, producing MNHFDYRNGVLHAEAVSLVELAEAVGTPFYCYSTATLERHYRVFSEAFAGEKALICYAMKANSNQSVLRTLAKLGAGADVVSGGELKRALAASIPPERIVFSGVGKTEAELRAALAADILCINVESEPELELLSRLASEQGKTARISVRVNPDVDSGSHAKISTGKSENKFGIPLTQARTVYARAAKLPGIRVTGVDMHIGSQITDLEPLEAAFRLLADFVQTLRADGHTISHVDFGGGLGIPYHMDRAAPPLPSAYAAMVKRVTHNLGCTLLFEPGRMIVGNAGILVARVIYVKQGEAKRFVIIDAAMNDLIRPTLYEAHHDILPVRAASQGAPDITVDVVGPVCESGDYLALGRNMPEVKAGDLVAIMTAGAYGAVQSGTYNTRALVPEVLVKDDQYAVVRPRVDVDALIAMDRSAPWL from the coding sequence ATGAATCACTTCGATTATCGCAACGGCGTCCTTCACGCCGAGGCGGTTAGTCTGGTTGAACTCGCCGAAGCGGTGGGCACGCCGTTCTATTGCTACTCGACCGCGACACTGGAGCGTCACTATCGCGTGTTCAGCGAGGCCTTCGCCGGCGAGAAGGCGCTGATCTGTTACGCCATGAAGGCGAACTCCAACCAGTCGGTGCTGCGCACGCTGGCGAAGCTCGGCGCCGGCGCCGACGTGGTCTCCGGCGGCGAACTCAAGCGCGCGCTGGCCGCTTCGATTCCACCCGAACGGATCGTGTTTTCCGGCGTCGGCAAGACCGAGGCCGAGCTGCGCGCCGCGCTCGCCGCCGACATCCTCTGCATCAATGTCGAGTCCGAACCCGAGCTGGAATTGCTGTCGCGGCTGGCGAGCGAACAGGGCAAGACCGCGCGGATTTCGGTTCGCGTCAATCCGGATGTCGATTCCGGCTCGCATGCGAAAATCTCGACCGGCAAGTCCGAGAACAAGTTCGGCATCCCGTTGACGCAGGCGCGCACGGTCTATGCGCGCGCGGCGAAGTTGCCCGGCATTCGCGTGACCGGCGTCGACATGCATATCGGCAGCCAGATCACCGATCTCGAACCGCTCGAGGCGGCCTTCCGCCTGCTCGCAGACTTCGTGCAGACGCTGCGCGCCGACGGTCACACGATCTCGCATGTCGATTTCGGCGGCGGCCTAGGCATTCCCTATCACATGGACCGCGCCGCGCCGCCGTTGCCGTCCGCCTATGCCGCCATGGTCAAGCGGGTGACGCACAATCTCGGCTGCACGCTGCTGTTCGAACCCGGCCGTATGATCGTCGGCAATGCGGGAATTCTGGTCGCGCGCGTGATCTATGTGAAGCAGGGCGAGGCCAAGAGATTCGTCATCATCGATGCGGCGATGAACGATCTGATCCGCCCGACCCTGTACGAGGCGCATCACGACATTCTGCCGGTGCGCGCGGCGTCTCAGGGCGCGCCTGACATCACCGTCGATGTGGTCGGGCCGGTCTGCGAAAGCGGCGACTATCTCGCGCTCGGCCGCAACATGCCCGAGGTGAAGGCGGGAGACCTCGTGGCCATCATGACCGCCGGCGCCTACGGTGCGGTGCAGTCCGGCACCTACAACACGCGCGCATTGGTGCCCGAAGTGCTGGTCAAGGACGATCAGTACGCGGTGGTGCGCCCGCGCGTCGATGTCGATGCGCTGATTGCGATGGATCGATCGGCGCCCTGGTTGTGA
- a CDS encoding NAD(P)-dependent oxidoreductase has translation MDIGFIGLGNMGFPMARRLIEAKHQLFVFDSRKEVMDRLVALGAKAMSSPRDVADRAETVMASLPSLQASLDVAAGKDGVIEGKRVKRFVDLSTVGSQMAVRIHDILAKRDLVQIDCPVSGGVGGAEKGTLAVMVSGPRADFEAIKPALEVIGKVFFIGEKPGSAQTMKLANNFLSGTAIVATSEAVVMGVKAGLDPSIMIDVINSGSGMNTASRDKFPRSILPRSFDFGFATGLMVKDIRLALDEMKSLGLSMEVAEAVGRLWETVIRENGGDSDFTEAIKPIEKKAGVVVGRKSGIAGK, from the coding sequence ATGGACATCGGATTCATTGGCCTGGGCAACATGGGCTTTCCCATGGCGCGACGTTTGATTGAGGCCAAGCATCAGCTCTTCGTTTTCGATTCCCGCAAGGAGGTCATGGACCGGCTGGTGGCGCTTGGCGCGAAGGCGATGTCCTCGCCTAGGGACGTCGCCGACCGCGCCGAGACCGTGATGGCGAGCCTGCCCTCACTTCAGGCCTCGCTTGACGTTGCGGCCGGCAAGGACGGCGTGATCGAAGGCAAGCGTGTGAAACGCTTCGTCGATCTGTCGACCGTGGGCTCGCAGATGGCCGTGAGGATCCATGACATTCTGGCCAAGCGCGATCTCGTACAGATCGATTGCCCGGTCTCCGGCGGCGTTGGAGGCGCCGAGAAGGGAACGCTGGCGGTGATGGTGTCGGGCCCGCGCGCCGATTTCGAGGCGATCAAGCCGGCGCTGGAGGTGATCGGCAAGGTGTTCTTCATCGGCGAGAAGCCGGGTTCGGCGCAGACCATGAAGCTCGCCAACAATTTCCTGTCGGGCACCGCGATCGTCGCGACGTCGGAAGCCGTCGTGATGGGGGTGAAAGCCGGGCTCGACCCTTCCATCATGATCGACGTGATCAATTCAGGCTCGGGCATGAACACCGCAAGCCGCGACAAGTTTCCGCGTTCCATCCTGCCGCGCAGTTTCGATTTCGGTTTCGCCACCGGATTGATGGTCAAGGACATCCGCCTCGCGCTGGACGAAATGAAATCGCTCGGGCTGTCGATGGAGGTCGCCGAAGCGGTCGGGCGGCTGTGGGAAACGGTGATCCGGGAAAACGGCGGCGACTCCGACTTCACCGAGGCGATCAAGCCGATCGAAAAGAAGGCCGGCGTGGTGGTCGGCCGCAAAAGCGGGATTGCCGGGAAGTAA